The nucleotide window GGCGCGCCTGATGACGCTGGAAATGGGCAAGCCCATTCGTGCGGCCGTTGCCGAAGCGCAAAAGTGCGCCTGGGTCTGCCGCTACTACGCCGACCACGGGGCGGCGTTCCTCGCGCCGGAACCGGTGGCGACCGACGCCCGCCACAGTGAAGTGCGCTACGAACCGTTGGGGCCTCTTCTCGCCATTATGCCCTGGAACTTCCCCTTCTGGCAGGTTTTTCGTTTTGCCGCGCCGGCGCTCATGGCGGGCAATGTTGTGCTGGTGAAGCATGCCCCGATTGTGCCGCAATGCGCCCAGGCGATTGAAGACATTTTCCGTGAAGCCGGCGCACCGGAAGGTTTGTACCAGAACCTTTTTATCGAGGTCGAAACGGTGCCGCGTCTGTTGGCGGATGTGCGTATTCGCGGCGCGACGTTGACCGGCAGCACGCGCGCTGGGCGAGCGGTGGCCGCCGAGGCGGGGCGCAACATCAAAAAAACGGTGCTGGAATTGGGCGGCAGCGACCCCTTCATTGTGATGCCGAGCGCCAATCTGGAAGCGGCGGTGGCGGTGGCGGTGCAGTCGCGCATGCTCAACAACGGGCAATCGTGCATTGCCGCCAAGCGGTTCATCTTGCATGAAGCCATCGCCGACGAATTCGAGGCGGCGTTTGTTGAACGGGTGCAGGCGCTCACCGTGGGCGACCCCTTCGACCCCGCAACGGACATTGGTCCACTTGCCGCCGATTACCTGCGCGACACGTTAGCGCGCCAGGTGGAAGAAACGGTTGCCGCCGGTGCGCGTGTGCTGGTGGGTGGGCATTTGCTCGACCGACCGGGCTTTTTCTACGCGCCCACCGTTCTCACCGACATTCCGCCGGGGACGCCGGCGCGGTGCGAGGAGTTGTTTGGCCCTGTGGCGGCGCTCTTCCGCGTTGCGTCGCGGGAAGAGGCGCTGGCGCTGGCGAACGATACCCCCTACGGTTTGGGCGCCAGCGTCTGGACGCAGAACGACGCCGAAGCCGAGTTCTTCATCGCCAATCTGGAAGCGGGCAATGTGTTTGTGAACGGGCTGGTGAAGAGCGACCCGCGCTTGCCGTTTGGCGGCGTCAAAGCGTCGGGCTATGGGCGTGAGTTGGGGGTGCATGGCATTCGCGAGTTCGTCAACGTCAAGACGGTCTGGAAGGGTTGAGAGCGGCTATGGCGCTGCGCCTGGTGGAGTTCCTCGTTCCGACCGACGCCGCTGATGAGGTGGCGGGGTTGCTTGAAGAAATCAACGCGGTTCATTCATGGCGTATCAAGACCGCCGATGAGCGGCTGTTGGTGCGTGTGCTTCTCGACGCCCAAGAGACGGAAGCGCTGAGCGACGCGCTGATGAATCGCTTTGGGCATTCCGACGCGTTTCGGCTGGTGTTGTTGCCGATTGAAGCCACGGTGCCGCCGCTCAAACAAGCCGACGAATCGCCTGCTTCGGCCGCTGAATCGGAAACACCGAGCGAGCCGGCGCGGGTAAGCCGTGAGGAACTCTACCAGGATTTGGTGGAAGCGAGCCAACTGACGCCAATTTACCTCATCATGGTGGCGCTCTCAACCCTGGTCGCCATCATCGGTTTGACAGCGAACAATGTGGCTGTGGTGATTGGGGCAATGGTGATTGCACCGCTGCTTGGCCCCAACATTGCGTTGGCATTGGGCACGACGTTGGGCGATTTGGAGATGGTGCAGCGCGCCGTCAAAACGCTGGGGAGCGGCGTTGCTGTGGCTGTGCTGATTGCTCTGGTGTGGGGGGTTTTGTTTCCTGTTGATCCAACTGTGCCGGAGATAGCGAGCCGTATTCAACCAGGGGGACGCGATGTTGTGTTGGCGCTGGCGGCGGGCGTGGCGGGGACGCTGGCGTTTACGAGTGGCGTGTCGGCAACGCTGGTGGGGGTGATGGTGGCCGTGGCGCTCCTTCCCCCACTGGCGACGATGGGCTTGCTAGCGGGCGCCGGCTATGGCACGCCGGCGACAGGTGCGGCGATGCTCTTTCTCGTCAACATGACGTGTATCAATCTGGCTGGTGTGGTCACGTTTTTGGCGCAGCGGGTACGCC belongs to Ardenticatena maritima and includes:
- a CDS encoding TIGR00341 family protein translates to MALRLVEFLVPTDAADEVAGLLEEINAVHSWRIKTADERLLVRVLLDAQETEALSDALMNRFGHSDAFRLVLLPIEATVPPLKQADESPASAAESETPSEPARVSREELYQDLVEASQLTPIYLIMVALSTLVAIIGLTANNVAVVIGAMVIAPLLGPNIALALGTTLGDLEMVQRAVKTLGSGVAVAVLIALVWGVLFPVDPTVPEIASRIQPGGRDVVLALAAGVAGTLAFTSGVSATLVGVMVAVALLPPLATMGLLAGAGYGTPATGAAMLFLVNMTCINLAGVVTFLAQRVRPRTWWEAEKARRAIRVAVALWTGMLLVLIVLIWLSGSAFRLE
- a CDS encoding NAD-dependent succinate-semialdehyde dehydrogenase, whose protein sequence is MPFRTVNPTTGELLLTVDPIDDAAVEARLTRAVETFQVWRRTPFKDRAALLHRVATILHTDAERWARLMTLEMGKPIRAAVAEAQKCAWVCRYYADHGAAFLAPEPVATDARHSEVRYEPLGPLLAIMPWNFPFWQVFRFAAPALMAGNVVLVKHAPIVPQCAQAIEDIFREAGAPEGLYQNLFIEVETVPRLLADVRIRGATLTGSTRAGRAVAAEAGRNIKKTVLELGGSDPFIVMPSANLEAAVAVAVQSRMLNNGQSCIAAKRFILHEAIADEFEAAFVERVQALTVGDPFDPATDIGPLAADYLRDTLARQVEETVAAGARVLVGGHLLDRPGFFYAPTVLTDIPPGTPARCEELFGPVAALFRVASREEALALANDTPYGLGASVWTQNDAEAEFFIANLEAGNVFVNGLVKSDPRLPFGGVKASGYGRELGVHGIREFVNVKTVWKG